The bacterium HR17 genome includes the window CCACGCTCGCCAACCGCCCGACCCCTTTTTTGCCCGACGCCAACCAACCCTCTTCGGGCGGCACGATAAACGCACCCCGACTTTGCAGCGTTTTGATGTGCTGCTGCGTGGTAGGGTGCTGCCACATGTGCGTCTCCATCGCGGGTGCGATGACTAACGGGGCAGAACACGCCAACGCCGTCGTCGTCACGGCGTCGTCAGCGATGCCCAACGCTAACTTCGCCAGCGCGTTAGCGGTGGCGGGGGCAATGACAAACCCGTCGGCGCGTTCGGCTAAAGCGACATGTTGAACGGCGTGTGTCTCCGCGACGAACAGATCGCTAACGACGGGGTTGCCCGAAAGGGCGTGAAAAGTTAAGGGCGCGATGAGCCGAGCGGCACGAGGCGTCATGAGCACGTGCACCGCAGCGCCCTTCTGTCGCAGTTGACTGACCAACTCGCACGCCTTGTAGATAGCGATGCTGCCTGTCACGCCGACCAAAAGGACTTTGCCGTCCAACTCCATCGGGGGTCACCCAGCCGTTATTTTGCGTCACCGCGTGTCAATCGGCTTCAGCGGCGTGGGTGACCCGCTCCACTTCCTCCACCGTCGTGATGCCCAGCGCCGTTTTGAGCATGCCGTCTTGGTAAAGGGTGCGCATGCCCTTCTCCATCGCGGCTTGGCGGATCTCATGGGATGACGCCTTGCGCAAGACCAAATCGCGCAAGTCATCGTCCATGACAAGGACTTCAAAGATGCCAGTCCGCCCGCTGTAACCAGAGAAACGACATTCGGGGCAGCCGCGCCCCCGCCACAGCACGGGTTCGTCCGATTGCACGAACCCTTGAGCGACGAGATACTCCCACACTGCATCGGACGGGCGATAAGGCTCCTTGCAGCGTTGGCAGATGCGCCGCACCAACCGCTGCGCCAACACACCTTCAACGGACGACGCCACCAAAAAGGGCTCAATGCCCATCTCAATCAAACGGGTGATGGCGCCAGGCGCATCGTTGGTGTGCAGCGTGCTGAAGACCAGGTGCCCTGTCAGCGCAGAGTGGATAGCAATTTCCGCTGTCTCGTGGTCGCGGATTTCACCGACCATGACGACATCGGGGTCGTGCCGCAGGATAGACCGCAGCCCCGTCGCAAAAGTCAAACCGACAGCGGGATTGACCTGAATTTGCGTGACTCCCTCCAGTTGATACTCAACGGGGTCTTCAATCGTGATGATTTTGCGTTCAGGCGAGTAGATGCGTTTAAGGGCAGCGTGTAAGGTCGTCGTTTTGCCGCTGCCCGTCGGACCTGTCGCCAAGATGATGCCGTAGGGGATTTTGATGAGCCCCTCAAACTTCGCCAAATCGTCGGGCAACATGCCCAAGTCTTTGAGGGTGAAGTTCATCGCCGCCTTGTCCAGCAACCGCATGACGACGCTTTCACCGAAGACCGTCGGGAGGATGGAGACGCGGATGTCCACCTCGCGCCCCAAGATGCGGACCTTGATGCGCCCGTCCTGCGGTTTGCGCCGTTCGGTGATGTCTAAGTTCGCCATGATTTTGATGCGGCTGACGATGGCGGGATGCAGCCGCTTGGCAGGGGCGGGCACTTCATGCAAGACGCCGTCCACGCGGTAACGCACCCGCAGTTCGCGTTCTAACGGCTCAATGTGGATGTCGCTGGCGCGCTCGCGGACGGCGTTGCGGATAAGCATGTTGACGAGCCGAATGACCAACGCCTCGCGAGCGAGGCGCGTCGGGTCGCCGATGTCCTCTTCCGCCTCCCGAATGACCTCAATGTCTTCGGTCTCCGCTTCAGCGATGACGCGGCGCATGTAGTGCTGCTCCAACTGTGTCCGCACTTCCGACGGCTTCGCCAACACGATGCGCACAGACAGCCCCGTGACGAACCGCAGCAAACTTTCAGCTTCTACATTGAGCGGGTCGGCAACGGCGACGATAAGCACGCCGTTCTCTTTGCGCAGCGGGAGCACCTGATGCCGAAACGCCATTTCCGCTGGGACCAACGCTAAGGCGTCGGGGTCAATCGGCTCCTCCCGCAGGTTGACAAGGGGCAATTGCAGGACAGCGCTGAGGGCGTGCAAAACATCGTCCTCGGAGCAATAGCCCAACTCCACCAACGCTTCCGTCCACTGTTTGCCGCCGTTGACACGCGCCGTTGAGGCGATAGCTTCTCGCCACTGCTCAGGGGTCAATTTACCCTGCTGTATCAACCATTCTCCGACCGCTTGACTCAACGGGTCAGTCACCAAGGACGCTGCCGCCATTGGGCGATCCCTCCTTGTCCATGCGCTAACCGATGCGACAGGTCAGCGTTCGGTCGCCACTCTGTCCTGCAGGCTATCTGCCATGCGTTCCAACCACTCGCGAGTCGTCTCGGCGACGAGCACGACCTGCAACTGTCCGATTTCGCG containing:
- the xpsE gene encoding Type II secretion system protein E, which produces MAAASLVTDPLSQAVGEWLIQQGKLTPEQWREAIASTARVNGGKQWTEALVELGYCSEDDVLHALSAVLQLPLVNLREEPIDPDALALVPAEMAFRHQVLPLRKENGVLIVAVADPLNVEAESLLRFVTGLSVRIVLAKPSEVRTQLEQHYMRRVIAEAETEDIEVIREAEEDIGDPTRLAREALVIRLVNMLIRNAVRERASDIHIEPLERELRVRYRVDGVLHEVPAPAKRLHPAIVSRIKIMANLDITERRKPQDGRIKVRILGREVDIRVSILPTVFGESVVMRLLDKAAMNFTLKDLGMLPDDLAKFEGLIKIPYGIILATGPTGSGKTTTLHAALKRIYSPERKIITIEDPVEYQLEGVTQIQVNPAVGLTFATGLRSILRHDPDVVMVGEIRDHETAEIAIHSALTGHLVFSTLHTNDAPGAITRLIEMGIEPFLVASSVEGVLAQRLVRRICQRCKEPYRPSDAVWEYLVAQGFVQSDEPVLWRGRGCPECRFSGYSGRTGIFEVLVMDDDLRDLVLRKASSHEIRQAAMEKGMRTLYQDGMLKTALGITTVEEVERVTHAAEAD